In the Caldalkalibacillus salinus genome, one interval contains:
- a CDS encoding NAD(P)/FAD-dependent oxidoreductase, producing the protein MIIGGGIAGLQAAIQLGRYEHKVLVIDAGYGRSTLCRAYHNILGYPDGVSGEALRELGRKQAAQYGVAFVTDEVTQAKKTSDGAFELKTKQGRTERAKTLLLATGVLDRMPEWPELKPCLGITVYICPDCDGYEIKQKKTIVLGAGDSGAQMALTLRSWTDELIYINHEQKFINEKHDKDLQQKGIAVVNEEVDHILTESEWQFAGVKLKSGQQVTAERGFLAFGGNQVKTDLAKQLGVERLENKHVQTDPRTKMTNVPRVWAAGDMVAHAEQVTVAMGEGSQAAIWIHKALQ; encoded by the coding sequence ATGAGCATAAAGTACTCGTCATTGATGCAGGTTACGGGAGGTCGACTCTTTGTCGGGCTTACCATAATATTTTGGGCTACCCAGATGGGGTCAGTGGCGAAGCGTTGCGGGAGCTTGGTAGAAAGCAAGCAGCTCAGTATGGTGTAGCATTTGTGACTGATGAAGTAACGCAGGCAAAGAAGACATCAGACGGAGCATTCGAGCTAAAAACCAAACAAGGTCGCACAGAAAGAGCTAAAACATTATTGTTGGCGACGGGCGTATTAGATCGGATGCCAGAATGGCCTGAGCTTAAGCCCTGCCTGGGAATAACCGTGTACATTTGCCCTGATTGTGACGGTTACGAAATTAAACAGAAGAAAACAATTGTATTAGGAGCAGGTGATTCAGGTGCCCAAATGGCATTAACATTGAGAAGTTGGACTGATGAATTGATATATATCAATCATGAACAGAAATTCATAAATGAAAAACATGATAAAGATCTACAACAAAAAGGGATTGCAGTGGTCAATGAAGAAGTGGACCATATCTTAACTGAATCGGAATGGCAATTTGCTGGTGTTAAGCTTAAAAGCGGGCAACAAGTGACGGCGGAGAGAGGGTTTTTGGCCTTCGGAGGTAATCAGGTCAAAACAGATTTGGCTAAACAGTTAGGTGTCGAACGCCTTGAAAATAAGCATGTACAAACGGATCCAAGAACAAAAATGACAAATGTGCCCCGAGTGTGGGCAGCGGGAGACATGGTGGCCCATGCCGAGCAAGTTACTGTTGCTATGGGAGAGGGGTCACAAGCTGCAATATGGATTCATAAAGCGTTACAATAG
- a CDS encoding selenium metabolism-associated LysR family transcriptional regulator: MNVKRIKTFMLVVEHRSFSTVAQIQDMSQPAVSKQIQTLEKELGVPLLNRATLEPTEVGRRVYHKASSFMREWEELLLTCQAFQGELTGLLQIGASTIPGTYLIPQILRNFLAEYPRIEVQLSVHESDEVLDLVKEQKLDIGFIGRAPEDERFGSRLIATDRLVVIGPKDSESIDDFEEIKKAPFIFRSDRSGTWRAAKQGVQALGHSVDALKCVATVQNTESVLAMVEAGLGYGIVSEMAAKPGKESGRVKSLITLPVERDFYAVYLNSRAQQAALSSLIQFSSHNGEDSTATSSTPSPVIDS; the protein is encoded by the coding sequence ATGAACGTAAAGAGAATTAAGACGTTTATGCTTGTAGTGGAGCACCGTAGTTTCTCCACTGTGGCACAAATTCAGGATATGAGTCAGCCTGCTGTTTCCAAACAGATTCAAACGCTAGAAAAAGAACTAGGTGTACCATTACTTAACCGAGCGACACTTGAACCGACAGAGGTTGGGCGCAGAGTGTATCATAAAGCGTCTTCTTTCATGAGGGAATGGGAGGAGTTACTTTTAACATGCCAAGCTTTTCAAGGCGAGCTGACAGGCTTACTCCAAATTGGCGCCAGCACGATTCCGGGTACCTACCTGATACCCCAAATACTCAGAAACTTCCTTGCCGAGTATCCACGTATAGAAGTTCAGTTGTCAGTGCACGAGTCTGATGAGGTCTTAGACTTAGTGAAGGAACAAAAGTTGGATATCGGCTTTATAGGCAGAGCACCAGAGGATGAACGCTTTGGTTCGCGGTTAATCGCAACAGACCGTTTGGTTGTGATTGGCCCAAAAGACAGTGAGAGTATCGACGACTTTGAAGAGATCAAAAAAGCGCCATTTATTTTTCGTAGCGACCGATCAGGTACGTGGAGAGCGGCCAAACAGGGCGTACAAGCTCTAGGCCATTCAGTAGACGCTTTAAAGTGTGTGGCCACAGTCCAAAATACAGAGTCCGTACTCGCTATGGTCGAAGCCGGTTTAGGTTACGGTATCGTATCCGAAATGGCAGCCAAGCCGGGAAAAGAGAGTGGACGTGTAAAGTCGTTAATCACGCTTCCTGTCGAGCGTGACTTTTATGCTGTATACCTTAACTCCCGTGCACAACAAGCGGCTTTATCATCTCTTATACAATTTTCTAGTCATAATGGTGAAGATTCTACAGCCACATCCTCAACACCCTCACCAGTTATTGACTC